Proteins found in one Triticum urartu cultivar G1812 chromosome 4, Tu2.1, whole genome shotgun sequence genomic segment:
- the LOC125550715 gene encoding F-box/kelch-repeat protein At2g44130-like yields the protein MMNPKSRVQEWEADHVELIPGMPDDVAVDCLARVPHGSYRSMRRVCRGWRSAAAAPEFALARAEAGANEDLVFLMQFGNPVAGDDGAPENAPAYGVAVYNVTTGEWHRESSAPPVPMFAQCAAVGTRVAVMGGWDPKTFEPVADVNVLDAATGVWRRGAPMRSARSFFACAEAGGKIYVAGGHDKLKNALKTAEAYDAEADGWDPLPDMSEERDECDGMATVAGDRFLAVSGYRTGRQGGFERDAEWFDPATREWRRLERVRAPPSAAHVVVRGRVWCIEGTAVMEWRGERRGWLEVGPYPPGLKAGTARAVAVGGGERVVVTGAIESEGGGGGHALWVFDVKSKNWTVVRPPPQFAGFVFSLASVRV from the coding sequence ATGATGAACCCAAAGAGCCGTGTCCAAGAGTGGGAGGCCGACCACGTCGAGCTCATCCCGGGGATGCCCGACGACGTCGCCGTCGACTGCCTGGCGCGCGTCCCGCACGGGTCCTACCGCTCGATGCGCCGCGTGTGCCGCGGCTGgcggagcgccgccgccgccccggagTTCGCCCTGGCGCGCGCCGAGGCCGGAGCCAACGAGGATCTGGTCTTTCTCATGCAGTTTGGTAACCCGGTGGCCGGGGACGACGGGGCGCCCGAGAACGCCCCGGCGTACGGCGTGGCCGTGTACAACGTCACCACCGGGGAGTGGCACCGCGAGAGCTCCGCCCCGCCGGTGCCGATGTTCGCCCAGTGCGCGGCCGTGGGCACCCGCGTCGCCGTGATGGGCGGCTGGGACCCCAAGACCTTCGAGCCCGTGGCGGACGTCAACGTGCTGGACGCCGCCACCGGCGTCTGGCGCCGCGGCGCGCCGATGCGGTCCGCGCGCTCCTTCTTCGCCTGCGCCGAGGCGGGCGGCAAGATCTATGTCGCCGGCGGGCACGACAAGCTCAAGAACGCGCTCAAGACGGCGGAGGCGTACGACGCTGAGGCCGACGGCTGGGACCCGCTGCCGGACATGTCGGAGGAGCGCGACGAGTGCGACGGCATGGCCACCGTCGCCGGCGACCGGTTCCTCGCCGTGAGCGGGTACCGCACGGGGCGCCAGGGAGGGTTCGAGCGGGACGCCGAGTGGTTCGATCCGGCGACCCGCGAGTGGCGCCGCCTGGAGCGCGTGCGCGCCCCGCCGTCGGCGGCTCACGTGGTGGTGCGCGGCCGCGTGTGGTGCATCGAGGGCACGGCCGTGATGGAGTGGCGCGGGGAGCGCCGGGGCTGGCTCGAGGTGGGCCCTTACCCGCCTGGTCTCAAGGCCGGCACGGCGCGCGCGGtcgccgtcggcggcggcgaGCGCGTGGTGGTCACCGGCGCCATCGAGtccgagggaggcggcggcgggcacGCGCTGTGGGTATTCGACGTCAAGTCCAAGAACTGGACCGTGGTGCGCCCTCCGCCGCAGTTCGCCGGCTTCGTCTTCTCCCTGGCCTCCGTCCGCGTGTGA